The genomic stretch GTACAAGCGCGCCCTAGTGTACAAGTTCTTGGAGAATGATTCGCTTAACAAGTACCTCTCATCGGGCAAGCAGAGCAGCTCGGTGGGGTGGGAGAAGCTGCTGGAGATCGCGCTGGGGGTAGCCAGAGGCCTCGATTATCTCCACCAAGGCTGCAAACAAAGGATCCTTCATTTCAACATCAAGCCACACAACATCTTGCTGGACCATAACCTCAACCCCAAAGTTGCCGATTTTGGTCTGGCTAAGCTGTCATGACTGGGGCGAGGGGGACAATAGGGTACATTGCACCTGAGGTGTTCTCGAGGAACTTTGGGGGTGTCGTACAAGTCGGACATCTATAGCTACGGGATGGAGTTGCTGGACATGGTTGGTGGACGAAGGGAGCTTGGAGAAGCGGGACAGGATGGCGGGGAAGTGTACTTTCCAGAGTGGATGTACAATCAGCTGGAGAAGGGAGAGGATATAGCTATCCATGTTGATAATGTGGAGGAGACTGATATTGTGAAAAGGCTTATAATTGTGGGACTTTGGTGTATACAGTGGTATCCTGCAGATAGGCCATCCATGAAACTTATCATCCAGATGCTTGAAGCTCAAACCATGCCCATTATGCCGCCCAATCCTTTCGCTGCCTCAAATTCTGCAAATTCAACTTCATctttatcttcatcttcttccacCACGTACACCACCTCAACAACCACCACTTTTACTTCTTGACATTTAACCATCTTGCTTGTGAATAAAAGTATACAACTGTTCATTTTCATTCAGAAAGTAGAGGAATCTTTTTTAAGATAAACAATCTCATAACTGAAATTGATAACAATTTTGCTCTTCACAGCAATTAATTTGAGCATGTTACATCAACAAACTCAAGTAGATTAAACATCGCAGGAGCGAAATCACAAATTTCtgttttattctaattttatactAGGATACAAAAACATCAGAAATCAGAGCACCGACCGTTCTTCTCCCAATCGCCGTAGCGAGTCGGTTCCGGTCCGCGGGGGCCGCCGACTTCACCAGTACCTTTATTCACGAACTCGTCGCCGCCGTCATCTTCTCCGTCTTTTTTAGAGTCGAAGTTCCTCTCATCATCGATATGGCTGTTGATGTTTTCCTTGTCGTCGGAAATCGCAGGCTCTTTGGTTGCTGGTTGCTGATTTTGCAGGAGGTGCGCCGTCGTGGCGATGGCTCTGCAGCTCGCGGCGTTGGACAGCTTAGATCTAGAGATCGCCGATGAGATTGCTCGACATAGTTTGCTAGCCATTTATTGATCCCTAACGATTATGCTTTCCTTGTGGCGATGCTGGAACGACGAAGCTCGTAATCAGAATCAAATTGAGTCGAAATCACTATCGTTGAGATCTGGCGGCGGTTCTGCCAGAGCATATATGGTGATCGAAACGACGACGTGTTGGACCACGGAAGATACACGTTTGACGATTCCTTTATTGTGGCCCAACAGCCCAATAAGGAGCCCATTTCTTCTTCCAATGTGCTTTTATATAAAATGGTTCAACCAAATTCATGCATCTCTACGAAAAAATCATGTGCAAAATTTAAACCTAGTATAATTATTAAACCCTACCTCAAACTACATTACCAGATTAATATACAATCAAATCCAATATTAAAACCAGAAGAGAAGAGAACGCTCTCATAGCCTCCCAGCCAGCAATCTGGAGTATATAATAAAGGGAAATTGTAACTACAGATTGATGAAATCATACATAGTATTGGTGTAGCATTAAACAAACAGTATATACATATCTAGTTTAGCCACGATGGACATTATGAGGGATGTTAAGATAGGTTGGGAGGTGAGTTGATGATCATGGTGATCACTTCTACGTATCCTTATCCATAATCAATAATACAGACATTACTGCATCTTAGGGCTTTCCATTTCCTCCGTCTTGGCAAATCTTCCGCGGATTCGAGGCTGGCTGTCAGCCAAGGCTTTCCTACAAGCATACTGCAGCGAAACGCGTCATTAGTTAGTCTTTTGCTGCCTCAGTATGTATTTTCGTGACAGAATATGATGAATATGAGTGAGATTTAATATGAGGTGGATGGATAATATTAGACTTTGGGAAATGAAGGAAGATTATATAAGTCTCACCTTGATTTTTCTTCCAAAGTTTCGCTTGGACTTCTTGTTCCAGTATCTAGACAGCTTTTCCTTGCGATCTTCAGAACGGCAGCTGCTTATAACCCGAGGTTGCACCACCGAGGACTGCTCTAGACTTGTTTTAACATCGTTATCAAGAGTCTGCCATAAAAACTCAGTATCAGTCACACCCACCCCTATCCTGTCCAAGAGTCCACAAACATCTAACCATTTCTCAGTTCATACACATTGTTGCACAACCAATAAATTTGTGTGGTAGTCACGAGCAGAGGTAAATTGCGAATCATTCGCTGGCCCAATTCAATATAGAGGTGTTTCAAGATACATTTTAGGTATGTGACTAACATTATCCAATTCTGAAGCCAAATTACTTGGCATATAAGATTCATGATACAATATTTAGTATGAGAGAGTAGTGAGTCCTAACAAAATGTGCATAAAGATTGCTAGAAGAGTTTACCTTGATGTCTCCTTCGCTAAATGCTCTCCGCATCCCATTAAAAGCCCCGAAGTCCAAAACTGGGAAATCGAGAAATCTTGGCCTCAGTGGAGCCTCATGCACACCGTCCACAGGTCTTAGACAACTCGAGCTAAGACTTTTCTGGAGTGCGCCCTCTGCAAACAGCTTCTCGTCAACAACAATGTTCTCATCTATCTGTAGAGACGGAATCTTGATACTCAGGGCATCACAGAGTGGCGTCCCATTCCCTTGCTGTGCCAAAAGATCCTTTCTGCATTCATAGAAAACCTCACTGATGAGCTTTCCACTCTCAATAGACGACTCGATATCAGATACTGTTAGCGACTGGGGGGAGATCACGTCTTCTCCACAGGAGATCATTGAGATAGCAGCTGTCATTGGATCCACAGCCATTAATGGTTCTCCGATTACTGGTTCAGGTGCCTTGAAGAGATCACCTTCTCCCCCCAGGTTGTAATCTGATATGGTGGATGTTTGCATGAGGCTGCTTGTTATGCCCTATATAGGAATTTGGGGGGGAAAATTCTCAAAGTTAactaaaatatttgataaaaatatctCATGAAGCAGAGTAAAAAATGAGCAATCATGACTAGTGGTTTGCCAAAACTGTGGAGCTGTAGGCACACATCTAGCAAATAAGCTTTTTTTGTCCAAACATGATGGTTAGTATGCATCAGTACAACCTATAAAAGCAAACGAAGAAGCCCACAACAGACACAGAAGTTCAACTCGAGGGCACCAGTTAAATCACATGTTAGGACAAAGATTCACTATAGTTGGGGCCAAGCCAACATTAATAAATAGAAATCATGGTAAGATGGTTAAAATTTTACAAGAAATACCAAGTATGGAGTATATTATCTTAGTTACCAAAAACTAGCTAGACAAATAGGTGACTTGGCTGGATAATTCATCTCGCTCCATTACAGTTATCGCCACCAGAAAATGTCATCTACTAGATCTCAGACACCTCCCTATGCCAAAAGTAAAAATTAATATCAATGATTGAGGTGTCTATAAGTATCTGCAGGTGCAATTTCTCATAACTAGGACTAACTTTTCAATCAGAAACTTATGTGATAATTCACTTGAATCAAAAACTAAGATGCTACTGATTTTTAAGCTGCCTTTAAACACTCTAGCACATGAAAAATAGGGTAATCAAGATCATTTTAGCTAAATGTGTAACAGAAATAGAaaatcccattgtaaaacagaGCTTCAAGAGTAACCACCAATAATTGAAGGCTTATTCACTCACTTCACTTCTCTATCTTGAACCAGCATACAACAGAGTGTGAAAAGAAAAGGTACCGAAGGGGGAGGAGAAAAAACGAAGACCTTCACAAAAATAGGAACTCTTTTGAAGTTGGGAAAGATGAGAAAGGTCGGAAATTATTTCATAACCTAATTAATGGGTTTTCAAAGAAACGGAAGTAATGATTGTGATATTATGTTCCAATAATTTCCCTTTTCACCATAAATAGAACTCAAGGTGCTAACCATTAATGGTGCCAATTGAAAAAGCACATTCGAAGAAAAATCTAATCTAAGCTCTTACATAAGTCAACATTTGTGGCAGTCAAATCGAAATTCATCATGATAACTTTCATTTAAGAGAAAATGAGCAGTAATAAAAAACTCAGGGAAAAGAACCATGGAGATGCCCCAATTAACATGAGCAAGCAAATAgcaattcataaaataaaatagaaaaaaggtTTCAGCATAATCCATCTTGCAGGAAAAGGCAGGGTGCATAAaaatcttggaatgaagataaTTAAGTGGAACAAAATGTGAAAAGAGGAAAAGATCATTAACACACAGATGAAGAGTGGAAACCTCAGATATTTTGACACCCTTTCCCCAAAAAATGATCAAAAAAGCATAAGATAATTTACCAAGGAGGAATTAGGCCTTTGTGAGCAGCCAAAATCATCAAACTGCTGAGCTTCTTGAGAGAAGTATGGGAACATAAGCCCAGTTTCTGCATACATTCTCTGTTTCTCTCCAAAAAATTGGGGGAAGGGGAGAAAGACACCGAGCTGTGTATCTAAGCGTAGGTATAGACTATAGATGGAGGAGAATAGCTTTAATGGGGGCGAGGTCTTTTTATAGGTGTCAAACAGTCAGAAATATCACCAGAAGCAGCAGCAGAGCAGCGACCGTAACAGCCGTaaaggagagagaagagagtgaGGAATCTGATTTTGTTTGGGTCTTGGCTCGACTCTCTCACTTCGATCGTGGAAtgaaatttgattttgtttGGGTCTTGGCTCGACTCTCTCACTTCGATCGTGGAATGAAATTTGCAATGAGTTGAAAAGGTTAAAAGTCATATCATACGGGTCTCTTATCCGTCtattaaccgtctcatctcttaactattcatgaacCTCACAgtattttttactccatctcttaactaagagacaacatatgcaacccttcatctcttatccgtctcttaagaGCATTCACTACGCTGTCCCCCACCaccccttaaccgtcccttaaactactatttgagggcgccactgtactttattcctccatcccttaactaagggacggaacctgtaacgctccgtcccttaaccgttccttattccgtcccttaaattaatattcattcaatttcattttttattttttccaacccaattcaattaaaacaaacacactttattaaaaacacactttattaaaaaacacacaacataaaaaaacacacaacataatttaaaatacaaatttggaggaaaaaaactactccacaggcgaatcatcctccggaggcggtcgaggtggagggggagtcggaaggctaagtcgtgctgccatatgcacaactCCGTTCCACCTggccgcgtattgggagggCGAGTAGCGGgaaacgtccgccattgtggcggtcatgtacaccgccataagtgtgtccgagcctccctgcgagcccgatcccgaggccgcctggcttgattcgcctcgcccgttcctcgctctagccgctttcgccgccttcgtcccttgcggccgacgacgCCCACCTCCAgatcctccagcatcgccgaccgtaccagCAAACTCCTGCGATTCAGCCTCATGTGGGCTGATGCCCTcagcggtgtcaccaccagacgagtattggccactctcCGTATGCTTGgtgcgcttcgagtttgagcccgagctggagcggaaaccgccggcccaccgttcctcgtccttcacggcctgccaaacatcaacaaatctgaattgttgACGGGTGTCCTGGTAGTAAGCACGCAAAGCGGATGTCAAAATGTTAGTTGCCGTGGagccgcttcggccgagtagatgccgcagaattttttgacatgTCGGTCGACTtggtcaaagtgagagcggaacATTTTATatttgcgcttgcgggagcctttcggctttatctggtggtagacctcgcagaccttttcccagaaacacttccggggttgttgattcccgacgatgggatcgtatgagacggtgatccaggcgttgtacaccacCAGCGTTTCGAGGTTGCTGTAAGGATGTCGGCCTTAGATCCTCTtcatcctcctcgtcctcgcccgcctggggttgtacacggcctcggccacctccaccgcctcgcccacCTCCCGACGTGggatcaacgggaaaatcctccctgatctgggataatccctgcgaataccgtgGGGCGGAGGAACGGGCATATGCATCaacgtcaaaattgggtggttggtacccacccggcgtcgccgaaccctgggtccccggcgttgacgaaccggaaccTCCCAGTGTcttgatcatggtctcccaatcgccgaaggcgttgagatcccacccgccggagccggaaccgccgtagttgccgtagccggacatcttgagttgttatataaaaaattgagaggaaattgagatgataggaagaatagatgtgtagttgtgtgtgaaatggggagtttaggagtatttatagagtaaaaaaattaattaaaaaaaattaaaaaaaaaaaacaaaaaaacgttattattaccgttagaattttttttccatttatttttatttttatttttaaaaaattcaaattttgtaaaaaaaaatatttattgcgtcagcacgtgacgacgcccactcgcgggccggcgagtgggcgtcacgcacgacgccgggtcgcgccacgtcgcctaggcgcgtggcgagacggcccgtcgcttgtctcggcgacacgggacgcgggacgggacggcgagctgcaacgcgtcgcgcgacgGATTCGTCGCTCCGGGACGAGCCGCGGGACGCCGGCGCGATgcatagtggatgctctaaccatctcatcccttaactgttcattcaatttcattttttatttttatttccaacaaattcaattaataaaaacacacttcattaaataaaataaaattacaacttaaaattctaaaaaaattaaaaacctcgttaataaaatcctaaaaatttaaaatacataatttaaataaaaaaacatattttttatggtggattaatttgtgggaatgatttgatatttatagaactGATTGGAggcttaaaatttttaaaatttgcaaAAAACGCTTATAAActgctagtatattttttgggattttttaaatttttgaatttttcctgatttttttaaaaaaaaactaaaaaaacattttttcggATAAAAACGACACCCACTTGCGGGCCGGTGAGTGGGCGTTACGGACGAACAAAACAAGGTTGGAAATCTTACCATATGCAACCACTGTATATGCTCCATAGATAACTGTCCAGAAAAAAAATGTTAGAAGAGAGTATTCCATaagtaaaaaaaagtttaacaGGAGAAGAAGATCTGAGAAGATGGATCACTCACATCCCCAATACTCCAATTGACCTGCATTAATCcatatgaaaaaaatagcaTCAGCAAACAAAAAGTTGAAAGAAATAACTAGAAAAAAAATGTGCCTACTTACATCGAAAACCTTGCTGTGAGAGAGTTGTTACATCATCCTGGCACTGGCGTTTGCAAGTGATCCGGCTGTCCTCCAAGAGGCACACTGTGAATCTTGGGCAGTCTCCGCAGTGAACAATAAACCACGAGAGCTCCACCCCATTGCTCAAATCGCCATAGATGCCGGCCAAAGAAGGATTGGAGATAGTGCTAGTGCCCTTAGCCCTGGAGCTCCAAACCACATGATCAAGCATGCATGAGTCCTCCACGATCCCATCTCCCTCAACAACGTAACTGTAAAGTCGGGAAGAGTTGGAGAGAATGCTACTCCTGTTGCCGCAGAAGGGGGCTTCGACATAGCTGGAAGAGCTGACAGGAGCTAGGCAGTGTAAAAAGGATACGGGGCGATTCATGTCGAAGAAGTAGTTGTGGGAGAACAAGTATGGCCAAGAAGGAAGGTCGTTGGGATAAAGAGGGCATGAAGAGAGATTTGCATTTGCTGTGTTCATGGATGGATCAACCATCCATATGGAGTATGTAGCATAGTTTATGTCTCGGACGATATACCTCGCGTTTCCCACCTTGAAGATGGTCTCATTGTTGTGGCATTCGAGCTCGGAGCCAGAGTCATCGTAGCCACAAGATTTGGGGCTGCTTGTCAATCGGAAAGGGTAGCTAATTTTCACATTGCCACAAGATGAAGAAGGGCAGTTGTCTTGGGCTGTGGAGTTAGCTGttaagaaaagaagaaggaTCAAGATGGCAAACaacattctatttttttattttctttctgggAATTGTCTTtgatgtagtagtagtagtagtagtactgtGATATTAGTCCACAAATGAAGGagaacatatatatatagttatataAACACGCTCGCGCGCGGACATATTTGACTTATCCTTAAAAATGATTGGCTTGTATGCAAACCAACTTGCTGAAAAGGGTAGAATAGTAAACCCCCATCAAAAGTGGGTAAAAACAGAGAAAGAGCCAAAAGGACTAAAAAGTTCATTCAAGTGAAACGATGGAGAAAGAAGAATTATTTGTAGACGGTAATTATAGCTGTTGAAAAGGGTATTTTAATTTCACTTTTCTACTTTCTTGTGATTATGCGAGTGACGATGCTCAACACTCGGCGCAGGTGAATACGAGCTATCACAATGACCAATCCCCTAACAACTTGTTACATTTCCCTTTTTCATTTTAAAGAtggaatttaaaaattaatacctCAAGAGCTTTATTAAGGATCGTTTTTAaagtcattttaattttattttcattttcataccATGAATACCCCATTTACACAAATTCAAACTAAAATTCTACCTTTTCCAATGGTTTTCGAGGTAGAGACATGATCATGTAGAGTATAGTATATACGCAGACATTCTATTATAGCTCTGTGAATTGTTTTCGCGTCGGGCAGAAATAGGCGAATAAGTCAATTATGCGTCGTTGACTCGTCAACAATGAGCTTTGAGGATTCAActgaaattagaaaattaagATATATGCGACTGCCAAATCGCTGCTTTCGTTTTCTTATCACGGTTATTTGAAccttttattattaattaatcaattaaaggAAAAATATCCTACTAATAATGTGCACTTCATCAACAACATTCCACTTATAAGTTTGCCCGCAATAATTACCACACCACAAATGTTTAATGAATTATTCCAGTTAATTAATACTGTAAATTGTAAATACTACTAGCACTGCACTATTACTTAGATGGGATTAGTTTTTAGGTTGAGCCCGTTGACATAATCTTAGTTTGAAGTCAATATTGGCTTCTTCTCCATCGCAATTACCTGTATCTTTGTgtcagaaaaataaataaataatgcacCTTTATTCAATATCTGTTTCTTCCATCGCTGAATTTCCATCCACATCTCGCAGATCCTCGCACCATGATTCTTTTTCTTCACTAAATATCCAGCAACCAAGATTTGCAGCAGCCCAGCAGGACTGCCCTCCCGCAAGCTGCAGCCCCATCGTCCGCCACCCCCAGCACCGCACCGAATTCGACTTCCAATTTCCAGTCCGTGCCTCGGCCCGCAATATCATCCTCCCACTTTCAGCAAAAGCTACCGCAAATGAAATCGACTACAGAGCTCAAGTAATCCGACTCAGCGTCTTCGTGCCTCCCTGCCCGGGTGCCTGAAGTCagctcctctccctctcctttCGAATTCCACATCAAGATCATGTACTATGGTGCACGCTTTTCAATTGCTCTGGAGCGCTGGACAACTATAAGGAATGGGCCCGATCACTTGCCTTGTTTATGCTTACCGATCCTCTACTTCGGTCACCGAGCTGCCTCTCTCCAGATGTGTGAAAATGTACAACGTTTCTGATGTCTCTGAGGTGCTTTTGGACGGGCTGAGAGAGAGTATTCGGTCGATGATACCTACCTGCATTGGCCCCAACCCATCTGCAGCAACTGCGAAAGCCGAGCCAAGTACTGTGGGTTCAATACCAATAACCAACCTCAATGCTTTGACATACCCAAACAATCTCACCACGAGAAACAAGGTAGTATATCAGATAAGGCAGTCATTGCAATTGTAGTAGTTGCTGTTTTCACGGCGCTAGCTTTTGCTGCCCTATTTTACTTCTATACACTAAAGAGGCGAAAACAGAGCAAGGAGCGAAGGACTGAGCGTTTCTTAGAGGATCACAAAGCAAGAAGGCTAACCAGATACACTTACTCTGATATCAAGACAATCACGGACGGTTTCAAACACAAACTGGGGCAGGGAGGCTACGGATCAGTCTTCAGAGGGAAGCTCTCGACAGACATTCTGGTAGCGGTGAAAGTCCTAACCAATATCAAAGGGAATGGCGAGGACTTCATCAACGAGGTAGGAACCATCGGCAACATCCACCACGTGAATGTGGTGCGTTTGGTCGGGTACAAGCGCGCCCTAGTGTACAAGTTCTTGGAGAATGATTCGCTTAACAAGTACCTCTCATCGGGCAAGCAGAGCAGCTCGGTGGGGTGGGAGAAGCTGCTGGAGATCGCGCTGGGGGTAGCCAGAGGCCTCGATTATCTCCACCAAGGCTGCAAACAAAGGATCCTTCATTTCAACATCAAGCCACACAACATCTTGCTGGACCATAACCTCAACCCCAAAGTTGCCGATTTTGGTCTGGCTAAGCTGTCATGACTGGGGCGAGGGGGACAATAGGGTACATTGCACCTGAGGTGTTCTCGAGGAACTTTGGGGGTGTCGTACAAGTCGGACATCTATAGCTACGGGATGGAGTTGCTGGACATGGTTGGTGGACGAAGGGAGCTTGGAGAAGCGGGACAGGATGGCGGGGAAGTGTACTTTCCAGAGTGGATGTACAATCAGCTGGAGAAGGGAGAGGATATAGCTATCCATGTTGATAATGTGGAGGAGACTGATATTGTGAAAAGGCTTATAATTGTGGGACTTTGGTGTATACAGTGGTATCCTGCAGATAGGCCATCCATGAAACTTATCATCCAGATGCTTGAAGCTCAAACCATGCCCATTATGCCGCCCAATCCTTTCGCTGCCTCAAATTCTGCAAATTCAACTTCATctttatcttcatcttcttccacCACGTACACCACCTCAACAACCACCACTTTTACTTCTTGACATTTAACCATCTTGCTTGTGAATAAAAGTATACAACTGTTCATTTTCATTCAGAAAGTAGAGGAATCTTTTTTAAGATAAACAATCTCATAACTGAAATTGATAACAATTTTGCTCTTCACAGCAATTAATTTGAGCATGTTACATCAACAAACTCAAGTAGATTAAACATCGCAGGAGCGAAATCACAAATTTCtgttttattctaattttatactAGGATACAAAAACATCAGAAATCAGAGCACCGACCGTTCTTCTCCCAATCGCCGTAGCGAGTCGGTTCCGGTCCGCGGGGGCCGCCGACTTCACCAGTACCTTTATTCACGAACTCGTCGCCGCCGTCATCTTCTCCGTCTTTTTTAGAGTCGAAGTTCCTCTCATCATCGATATGGCTGTTGATGTTTTCCTTGTCGTCGGAAATCGCAGGCTCTTTGGTTGCTGGTTGCTGATTTTGCAGGAGGTGCGCCGTCGTGGCGATGGCTCTGCAGCTCGCGGCGTTGGACAGCTTAGATCTAGAGATCGCCGATGAGATTGCTCGACATAGTTTGCTAGCCATTTATTGATCCCTAACGATTATGCTTTCCTTGTGGCGATGCTGGAACGACGAAGCTCGTAATCAGAATCAAATTGAGTCGAAATCACTATCGTTGAGATCTGGCGGCGGTTCTGCCAGAGCATATATGGTGATCGAAACGACGACGTGTTGGACCACGGAAGATACACGTTTGACGATTCCTTTATTGTGGCCCAACAGCCCAATAAGGAGCCCATTTCTTCTTCCAATGTGCTTTTATATAAAATGGTTCAACCAAATTCATGCATCTCTACGAAAAAATCATGTGCAAAATTTAAACCTAGTATAATTATTAAACCCTACCTCAAACTACATTACCAGATTAATATACAATCAAATCCAATATTAAAACCAGAAGAGAAGAGAACGCTCTCATAGCCTCCCAGCCAGCAATCTGGAGTATATAATAAAGGGAAATTGTAACTACAGATTGATGAAATCATACATAGTATTGGTGTAGCATTAAACAAACAGTATATACATATCTAGTTTAGCCACGATGGACATTATGAGGGATGTTAAGATAGGTTGGGAGGTGAGTTGATGATCATGGTGATCACTTCTACGTATCCTTATCCATAATCAATAATACAGACATTACTGCATCTTAGGGCTTTCCATTTCCTCCGTCTTGGCAAATCTTCCGCGGATTCGAGGCTGGCTGTCAGCCAAGGCTTTCCTACAAGCATACTGCAGCGAAACGCGTCATTAGTTAGTCTTTTGCTGCCTCAGTATGTATTTTCGTGACAGAATATGATGAATATGAGTGAGATTTAATATGAGGTGGATGGATAATATTAGACTTTGGGAAATGAAGGAAGATTATATAAGTCTCACCTTGATTTTTCTTCCAAAGTTTCGCTTGGACTTCTTGTTCCAGTATCTAGACAGCTTTTCCTTGCGATCTTCAGAACGGCAGCTGCTTATAACCCGAGGTTGCACCACCGAGGACTGCTCTAGACTTGTTTTAACATCGTTATCAAGAGTCTGCCATAAAAACTCAGTATCAGTCACACCCACCCCTATCCTGTCCAAGAGTCCACAAACATCTAACCATTTCTCAGTTCATACACATTGTTGCACAACCAATAAATTTGTGTGGTAGTCACGAGCAGAGGTAAATTGCGAATCATTCGCTGGCCCAATTCAATATAGAGGTGTTTCAAGATACATTTTAGGTATGTGACTAACATTATCCAATTCTGAAGCCAAATTACTTGGCATATAAGATTCATGATACAATATTTAGTATGAGAGAGTAGTGAGTCCTAACAAAATGTGCATAAAGATTGCTAGAAGAGTTTACCTTGATGTCTCCTTCGCTAAATGCTCTCCGCATCCCATTAAAAGCCCCGAAGTCCAAAACTGGGAAATCGAGAATCTTGGCCTCAGTGGAGCCTCATGCACACCGTCCACAGGTCTTAGACAACTCGAGCTAAGACTTTTCTGGAGTGCGCCCTCTGCAAACAGCTTCTCGTCAACAACAATGTTCTCATCTATCTGTAGAGACGGAATCTTGATACTCAGGGCATCACAGAGTGGCGTCCCATTCCCTTGCTGTGCCAAAAGATCCTTTCTGCATTCATAGAAAACCTCACTGATGAGCTTTCCACTC from Salvia splendens isolate huo1 chromosome 4, SspV2, whole genome shotgun sequence encodes the following:
- the LOC121798324 gene encoding zinc finger protein CONSTANS-LIKE 9-like isoform X2 — encoded protein: MQTSTISDYNLGGEGDLFKAPEPVIGEPLMAVDPMTAAISMISCGEDVISPQSLTVSDIESSIESGKLISEVFYECRKDLLAQQGNGTPLCDALSIKIPSLQIDENIVVDEKLFAEGALQKSLSSSCLRPVDGVHEAPLRPRFLDFPVLDFGAFNGMRRAFSEGDIKTLDNDVKTSLEQSSVVQPRVISSCRSEDRKEKLSRYWNKKSKRNFGRKIKYACRKALADSQPRIRGRFAKTEEMESPKMQ
- the LOC121798324 gene encoding uncharacterized protein LOC121798324 isoform X1, coding for MYAETGLMFPYFSQEAQQFDDFGCSQRPNSSLGITSSLMQTSTISDYNLGGEGDLFKAPEPVIGEPLMAVDPMTAAISMISCGEDVISPQSLTVSDIESSIESGKLISEVFYECRKDLLAQQGNGTPLCDALSIKIPSLQIDENIVVDEKLFAEGALQKSLSSSCLRPVDGVHEAPLRPRFLDFPVLDFGAFNGMRRAFSEGDIKTLDNDVKTSLEQSSVVQPRVISSCRSEDRKEKLSRYWNKKSKRNFGRKIKYACRKALADSQPRIRGRFAKTEEMESPKMQ
- the LOC121800590 gene encoding uncharacterized protein LOC121800590 translates to MLFAILILLLFLTANSTAQDNCPSSSCGNVKISYPFRLTSSPKSCGYDDSGSELECHNNETIFKVGNARYIVRDINYATYSIWMVDPSMNTANANLSSCPLYPNDLPSWPYLFSHNYFFDMNRPVSFLHCLAPVSSSSYVEAPFCGNRSSILSNSSRLYSYVVEGDGIVEDSCMLDHVVWSSRAKGTSTISNPSLAGIYGDLSNGVELSWFIVHCGDCPRFTVCLLEDSRITCKRQCQDDVTTLSQQGFRCQLEYWGFIYGAYTVVAYGKISNLVLFVRNAHSPARKWVSFLSEKMFF